In Athene noctua chromosome 8, bAthNoc1.hap1.1, whole genome shotgun sequence, a genomic segment contains:
- the PRKCI gene encoding protein kinase C iota type isoform X1: MPTQRDSGGNSTMSAPGGGGGGLGGDSAHQVRVKAYYKGDIMITYFEPSISFEGLCGEVRDMCSFDNEQLFTMKWIDEEGDPCTVSSQLELEEAFRLYELNKDSELLIHVFPCVPERPGMPCPGEDKSIYRRGARRWRKLYCANGHTFQAKRFNRRAHCAICTDRIWGLGRQGYKCINCKLLVHKKCHKLVNTECGRHTLQPEPIMPMDPSSVHPDNVESVIPYNPSSHESLDHVGEEKEAMSIRESGKASSSLGLQDFDLLRVIGRGSYAKVLLVRLKKTERIYAMKVVKKELVNDDEDIDWVQTEKHVFEQASNHPFLVGLHSCFQTESRLFFVIEYVNGGDLMFHMQRQRKLPEEHARFYSAEISLALNYLHERGIIYRDLKLDNVLLDSEGHIKLTDYGMCKEGLRPGDTTSTFCGTPNYIAPEILRGEDYGFSVDWWALGVLMFEMMAGRSPFDIVGSSDNPDQNTEDYLFQVILEKQIRIPRSLSVKAAGVLKSFLNKDPKERLGCHPQTGFADIQGHPFFRNVDWDLMEQKQVVPPFKPNISGEFGLDNFDSQFTNEPVQLTPDDDDIVKKIDQSEFEGFEYINPLLMSAEECV, translated from the exons aTGCCGACGCAGCGGGACAGCGGCGGCAACAGCACCATGTcggctccgggcggcggagggggcggcctcggCGGGGACAGCGCTCACCAGGTCCGGGTGAAAGCCTACTACAAGGG GGACATCATGATAACATATTTTGAACCCTCCATCTCATTCGAGGGACTGTGCGGTGAAGTTCGAGACATGTGCTCCTTTGACAATGAACAGCTTTTCACCATGAAATGGATTGATGAAGAAG gagATCCATGTACAGTTTCTTCTCAGCTGGAGTTAGAAGAGGCCTTTCGGTTGTACGAACTAAACAAGGATTCAGAGCTTCTAATTCATG tatTTCCCTGCGTACCAGAACGGCCTGGCATGCCTTGTCCAGGAGAAGACA AATCCATTTATCGCCGAGGCGCCCGCCGGTGGCGAAAGCTCTATTGTGCAAATGGTCACACTTTCCAAGCCAAACGATTTAACAGG AGAGCTCATTGTGCCATCTGCACTGACCGAATATGGGGCCTGGGTCGCCAGGGATATAAATGCATCAACTGCAAACTCCTCGTTCACAAGAAGTGTCACAAACTTGTCAATACTGAATGTGGTCGTCATACACTACAACCA GAACCAATAATGCCTATGGATCCATCATCAGTGCATCCAGATAATGTAGAATCAG TGATTCCGTACAATCCCTCAAGTCACGAGAGCTTGGACCACGTTGGTGAAGAAAAAGAG GCAATGAGCATTAGAGAAAGTGGCAAAGCTTCCTCCAGCCTGGGTCTTCAGGATTTTGATTTGCTCCGAGTTATAGGAAGAGGCAGTTATGCTAAAGTACTGCTTGTTCGATTGAAGAAAACTGAACGCATTTATGCAATGAAAGTGGTGAAGAAAGAGCTCGTCAATGACGATGAG GATATTGATTGGGTTCAGACAGAGAAACACGTCTTTGAGCAGGCTTCAAATCATCCCTTTCTTGTTGGACTACACTCTTGCTTCCAGACAGAAAGCAG GTTATTCTTTGTTATAGAGTATGTAAATGGAGGAGATCTAATGTTTCATATGCAGAGACAGAGAAAGCTGCCAGAGGAGCATGCCAG ATTTTATTCTGCTGAAATCAGTCTAGCGTTGAACTATTTACATGAACGAGGGATAATCTACAGAGATTTAAAGCTGGATAATGTGCTACTAGATTCTGAAGGGCATATTAAACTCACAGATTATGGCATGTGCAAG GAGGGTCTGAGGCCTGGTGACACAACCAGCACGTTCTGTGGGACTCCAAACTATATTGCACCTGAAATTCTCAGGGGAGAGGATTATG GCTTCAGTGTAGATTGGTGGGCACTTGGTGTGCTTATGTTTGAGATGATGGCGGGCCGGTCGCCCTTTGATATCGTGGGGAGTTCTGACAATCCTGATCAGAACACAGAAGATTATCTTTTCCAAG TAATTTTGGAAAAACAGATCCGAATTCCTCGATCCCTCTCTGTTAAAGCAGCGGGTGTTCTAAAGAGTTTCCTTAATAAG GATCCAAAGGAACGTTTAGGCTGCCATCCTCAAACAGGATTTGCAGATATCCAGGGACATCCATTCTTTCGCAACGTTGATTGGGATCTG ATGGAGCAAAAGCAAGTGGTGCCTCCATTTAAACCAAATATATCTGGAGAATTTGGTCTGGATAACTTCGATTCCCAATTCACCAATGAACCTGTGCAGCTCACTCCAGATGATGA TGATATTGTGAAGAAGATTGATCAATCTGAATTTGAAGGCTTTGAATATATAAATCCTCTCTTGATGTCAGCTGAGGAATGTGTCTGA
- the PRKCI gene encoding protein kinase C iota type isoform X2, with the protein MYFPAYQNGLACLVQEKTRAHCAICTDRIWGLGRQGYKCINCKLLVHKKCHKLVNTECGRHTLQPEPIMPMDPSSVHPDNVESVIPYNPSSHESLDHVGEEKEAMSIRESGKASSSLGLQDFDLLRVIGRGSYAKVLLVRLKKTERIYAMKVVKKELVNDDEDIDWVQTEKHVFEQASNHPFLVGLHSCFQTESRLFFVIEYVNGGDLMFHMQRQRKLPEEHARFYSAEISLALNYLHERGIIYRDLKLDNVLLDSEGHIKLTDYGMCKEGLRPGDTTSTFCGTPNYIAPEILRGEDYGFSVDWWALGVLMFEMMAGRSPFDIVGSSDNPDQNTEDYLFQVILEKQIRIPRSLSVKAAGVLKSFLNKDPKERLGCHPQTGFADIQGHPFFRNVDWDLMEQKQVVPPFKPNISGEFGLDNFDSQFTNEPVQLTPDDDDIVKKIDQSEFEGFEYINPLLMSAEECV; encoded by the exons ATG tatTTCCCTGCGTACCAGAACGGCCTGGCATGCCTTGTCCAGGAGAAGACA AGAGCTCATTGTGCCATCTGCACTGACCGAATATGGGGCCTGGGTCGCCAGGGATATAAATGCATCAACTGCAAACTCCTCGTTCACAAGAAGTGTCACAAACTTGTCAATACTGAATGTGGTCGTCATACACTACAACCA GAACCAATAATGCCTATGGATCCATCATCAGTGCATCCAGATAATGTAGAATCAG TGATTCCGTACAATCCCTCAAGTCACGAGAGCTTGGACCACGTTGGTGAAGAAAAAGAG GCAATGAGCATTAGAGAAAGTGGCAAAGCTTCCTCCAGCCTGGGTCTTCAGGATTTTGATTTGCTCCGAGTTATAGGAAGAGGCAGTTATGCTAAAGTACTGCTTGTTCGATTGAAGAAAACTGAACGCATTTATGCAATGAAAGTGGTGAAGAAAGAGCTCGTCAATGACGATGAG GATATTGATTGGGTTCAGACAGAGAAACACGTCTTTGAGCAGGCTTCAAATCATCCCTTTCTTGTTGGACTACACTCTTGCTTCCAGACAGAAAGCAG GTTATTCTTTGTTATAGAGTATGTAAATGGAGGAGATCTAATGTTTCATATGCAGAGACAGAGAAAGCTGCCAGAGGAGCATGCCAG ATTTTATTCTGCTGAAATCAGTCTAGCGTTGAACTATTTACATGAACGAGGGATAATCTACAGAGATTTAAAGCTGGATAATGTGCTACTAGATTCTGAAGGGCATATTAAACTCACAGATTATGGCATGTGCAAG GAGGGTCTGAGGCCTGGTGACACAACCAGCACGTTCTGTGGGACTCCAAACTATATTGCACCTGAAATTCTCAGGGGAGAGGATTATG GCTTCAGTGTAGATTGGTGGGCACTTGGTGTGCTTATGTTTGAGATGATGGCGGGCCGGTCGCCCTTTGATATCGTGGGGAGTTCTGACAATCCTGATCAGAACACAGAAGATTATCTTTTCCAAG TAATTTTGGAAAAACAGATCCGAATTCCTCGATCCCTCTCTGTTAAAGCAGCGGGTGTTCTAAAGAGTTTCCTTAATAAG GATCCAAAGGAACGTTTAGGCTGCCATCCTCAAACAGGATTTGCAGATATCCAGGGACATCCATTCTTTCGCAACGTTGATTGGGATCTG ATGGAGCAAAAGCAAGTGGTGCCTCCATTTAAACCAAATATATCTGGAGAATTTGGTCTGGATAACTTCGATTCCCAATTCACCAATGAACCTGTGCAGCTCACTCCAGATGATGA TGATATTGTGAAGAAGATTGATCAATCTGAATTTGAAGGCTTTGAATATATAAATCCTCTCTTGATGTCAGCTGAGGAATGTGTCTGA
- the PRKCI gene encoding protein kinase C iota type isoform X3 has protein sequence MSYFRNYSVTALKNYKRAHCAICTDRIWGLGRQGYKCINCKLLVHKKCHKLVNTECGRHTLQPEPIMPMDPSSVHPDNVESVIPYNPSSHESLDHVGEEKEAMSIRESGKASSSLGLQDFDLLRVIGRGSYAKVLLVRLKKTERIYAMKVVKKELVNDDEDIDWVQTEKHVFEQASNHPFLVGLHSCFQTESRLFFVIEYVNGGDLMFHMQRQRKLPEEHARFYSAEISLALNYLHERGIIYRDLKLDNVLLDSEGHIKLTDYGMCKEGLRPGDTTSTFCGTPNYIAPEILRGEDYGFSVDWWALGVLMFEMMAGRSPFDIVGSSDNPDQNTEDYLFQVILEKQIRIPRSLSVKAAGVLKSFLNKDPKERLGCHPQTGFADIQGHPFFRNVDWDLMEQKQVVPPFKPNISGEFGLDNFDSQFTNEPVQLTPDDDDIVKKIDQSEFEGFEYINPLLMSAEECV, from the exons ATGTCTTACTTTCGTAATTACAGTGTCACTGCCTTGAAAAATTATAAG AGAGCTCATTGTGCCATCTGCACTGACCGAATATGGGGCCTGGGTCGCCAGGGATATAAATGCATCAACTGCAAACTCCTCGTTCACAAGAAGTGTCACAAACTTGTCAATACTGAATGTGGTCGTCATACACTACAACCA GAACCAATAATGCCTATGGATCCATCATCAGTGCATCCAGATAATGTAGAATCAG TGATTCCGTACAATCCCTCAAGTCACGAGAGCTTGGACCACGTTGGTGAAGAAAAAGAG GCAATGAGCATTAGAGAAAGTGGCAAAGCTTCCTCCAGCCTGGGTCTTCAGGATTTTGATTTGCTCCGAGTTATAGGAAGAGGCAGTTATGCTAAAGTACTGCTTGTTCGATTGAAGAAAACTGAACGCATTTATGCAATGAAAGTGGTGAAGAAAGAGCTCGTCAATGACGATGAG GATATTGATTGGGTTCAGACAGAGAAACACGTCTTTGAGCAGGCTTCAAATCATCCCTTTCTTGTTGGACTACACTCTTGCTTCCAGACAGAAAGCAG GTTATTCTTTGTTATAGAGTATGTAAATGGAGGAGATCTAATGTTTCATATGCAGAGACAGAGAAAGCTGCCAGAGGAGCATGCCAG ATTTTATTCTGCTGAAATCAGTCTAGCGTTGAACTATTTACATGAACGAGGGATAATCTACAGAGATTTAAAGCTGGATAATGTGCTACTAGATTCTGAAGGGCATATTAAACTCACAGATTATGGCATGTGCAAG GAGGGTCTGAGGCCTGGTGACACAACCAGCACGTTCTGTGGGACTCCAAACTATATTGCACCTGAAATTCTCAGGGGAGAGGATTATG GCTTCAGTGTAGATTGGTGGGCACTTGGTGTGCTTATGTTTGAGATGATGGCGGGCCGGTCGCCCTTTGATATCGTGGGGAGTTCTGACAATCCTGATCAGAACACAGAAGATTATCTTTTCCAAG TAATTTTGGAAAAACAGATCCGAATTCCTCGATCCCTCTCTGTTAAAGCAGCGGGTGTTCTAAAGAGTTTCCTTAATAAG GATCCAAAGGAACGTTTAGGCTGCCATCCTCAAACAGGATTTGCAGATATCCAGGGACATCCATTCTTTCGCAACGTTGATTGGGATCTG ATGGAGCAAAAGCAAGTGGTGCCTCCATTTAAACCAAATATATCTGGAGAATTTGGTCTGGATAACTTCGATTCCCAATTCACCAATGAACCTGTGCAGCTCACTCCAGATGATGA TGATATTGTGAAGAAGATTGATCAATCTGAATTTGAAGGCTTTGAATATATAAATCCTCTCTTGATGTCAGCTGAGGAATGTGTCTGA